In the genome of Granulibacter bethesdensis CGDNIH1, one region contains:
- a CDS encoding PhoH family protein, translated as MQFANNLLLPQLLGDHDRHLVRLEQGLGVRISCRGNKIAIAGESDLVEAVKLALAALWQKLERGEDVTMGDVDAAVRLTKSRFEEGDRSPRLPLADLPSIRTRRGALSPRSAGQAAYIEMLSTKEMVFGIGPAGTGKTYLAVAQAVAMLQAGRVDRIVLSRPAVEAGERLGFLPGDMKEKVDPYLRPLYDALHDMMPGDQAARRMATGEIEVAPLAFMRGRTLAHSFVILDEAQNTTPVQMKMFLTRMGEGTRMVITGDLSQIDLPAGQRSGLRDALDTLEGIPALGICRFDKRDVVRHPLVAAIVDAYDQRSAAQQDRSRDADTHGQTEQRTRSGARSEINGPGK; from the coding sequence GCTTCTGGGCGATCATGACCGTCATCTGGTACGGCTGGAACAGGGGCTGGGAGTGCGGATATCCTGTCGTGGCAACAAAATTGCCATCGCGGGCGAATCCGATCTGGTCGAAGCGGTGAAACTGGCGCTTGCTGCCTTGTGGCAGAAGCTCGAACGGGGCGAGGACGTGACCATGGGTGACGTAGATGCAGCAGTGCGCCTGACCAAAAGCCGTTTCGAGGAAGGAGATCGCTCGCCGCGCCTGCCGCTGGCCGATCTGCCCTCCATCCGCACGCGACGCGGGGCGCTCAGCCCGCGCAGCGCGGGGCAGGCTGCCTATATTGAAATGCTCAGCACCAAGGAAATGGTGTTCGGCATCGGCCCTGCCGGGACCGGCAAAACCTATCTCGCCGTGGCTCAGGCCGTGGCCATGCTTCAGGCTGGGCGCGTGGACCGGATCGTGCTGTCCCGCCCGGCGGTCGAGGCCGGGGAACGGCTCGGCTTCCTGCCCGGCGACATGAAGGAGAAGGTCGATCCCTATCTGCGCCCGCTCTATGACGCGCTGCACGACATGATGCCGGGCGATCAGGCCGCACGGCGCATGGCCACCGGCGAAATCGAAGTCGCACCGCTGGCCTTCATGCGAGGCCGGACCCTGGCCCATTCCTTCGTCATTCTGGACGAGGCCCAGAATACCACCCCGGTACAGATGAAGATGTTCCTGACCCGCATGGGCGAGGGCACACGCATGGTCATCACCGGTGATCTCAGCCAGATTGATCTTCCGGCCGGGCAGCGCTCCGGCCTGCGGGACGCGCTTGACACGCTGGAGGGCATTCCCGCCCTCGGCATCTGCCGTTTCGACAAGCGGGATGTGGTGCGCCACCCGCTGGTCGCGGCCATTGTAGACGCTTACGACCAGCGCTCGGCTGCCCAGCAGGACCGAAGCCGTGATGCGGACACACATGGCCAGACGGAACAGCGCACACGATCAGGAGCACGGTCAGAAATCAATGGACCCGGCAAGTAG
- the ybeY gene encoding rRNA maturation RNase YbeY: MDPASSPNPASASFAPAGFPSDTDEDGVSPGYIVPEIIVTEPAWRRHIPHADRLIRRVARAAGSTADCVVLSCDRDVRRLNARHRGKDKPTNVLTFEPVGMPGAEGGEIVLALGVVLREAKAARKRPVHHLAHLLVHGVLHLHGHDHHHAGDARRMEAEEARIMRSLGMPNPWKRS; the protein is encoded by the coding sequence ATGGACCCGGCAAGTAGTCCCAACCCCGCGAGTGCCTCTTTTGCGCCCGCGGGGTTCCCTTCGGATACGGATGAGGACGGGGTCTCACCCGGTTACATCGTGCCCGAGATCATCGTCACGGAACCGGCCTGGCGGCGGCATATCCCGCATGCCGACAGGCTGATCCGCCGGGTCGCCAGAGCAGCCGGCAGCACGGCCGACTGTGTGGTACTGAGTTGCGACCGTGATGTGCGCCGCCTGAATGCACGGCATCGCGGCAAGGACAAACCAACCAATGTGCTGACTTTCGAACCGGTCGGAATGCCCGGCGCGGAAGGGGGCGAAATCGTTCTCGCGCTCGGCGTCGTGCTGCGGGAGGCAAAGGCCGCCCGCAAACGCCCGGTGCATCATCTGGCCCATCTGCTGGTGCATGGCGTGCTGCATCTGCACGGGCATGATCACCATCACGCCGGAGACGCCAGACGCATGGAAGCGGAAGAAGCCCGTATCATGCGCAGTCTGGGCATGCCCAATCCGTGGAAACGGTCATGA